The genomic DNA CCCAGCctaaaaagagtgacatccggcggaatttcaggAGGCACCttaacaatcccggaagttgtacatcgtcaatatagactaacTCAAAGGTAATTCTAGCAATACATCATGCTGTGATCCACTAGGAAATGTCTTGGTAGGGCGACACCGAAGCTTTCCTCATCCGACTAACCTGGATCTTGTCATACACCGTCTGGGGCTAGATGTGTGACAAAAGGaggttacaaaataaaaaagaaacatcaaTGTCACAAGAAGATGCAAGACCTGttgaaatatgaaaaacatGAGGGTACATACAAATCATGTACTTAACTAATGTGTAACTACTCATAATGCATAATGtaatcatatcttatttatcaatgtCAAAGATGGACCAGCTCAGCACTTTATTTAACTGACCACAGacatgatgaagtaatgaaAAGGTAAAGTTTAGTAAATcatgattacaacactacaattcAGTTTTTTTGGCCCGTCACTTTAACCCCAGCTTTGCCtatgaagaagacatgaacgTCATCAATAAAATCAGAAATCAGGATGATCAAAATACCTTgattgatgcattaattaatgtattgttcctgcattaagtcatgcatgagatattattaatgtaaattactgatagttcatgaatgaattcatgctttttcatgcatgaaataatgtgtgaattcatgataattcatgtagcattattataaagtgttggCGAGTTTTTCCTGAGGTGGATATTTAATGTCAAAGTCAAATGTTTGTGGTATTTTTactcttaaataaaagcaagCATACAATCATAAACACGTGTCATTTAAACAATATACGGGAGGCACACATGCTTTCATATATCAATTCTCATCTGCAAGAATGTCAAAGATAAAAAGTTTTGCTCTCACCCCCGGTGTGACTGTGTCAATTCTGTTATTAATGGTTTCATACAGTGTGCATGACTTCATGGGCCCCTGGAAGTTTAAATGTGTACACATCAcagggagaggaaacaagagacagCAAAGTAGGTAAAACATGCATTTCATCCTCTAAAACAAGCATTCCCCTAACAATTAATAATTCCTCTTTAAAACTTCTGCAGATGATGTGTGCAAAGTAATGTGTGCACAGTAAATACATGAGCATACTTACATCCTCAATGGCTACATCAGAGATATCGGCATACACGGTGAGGTCATTTAAGTCAGCAACTGGTGGTAGATTGGTAgatagaagaaagaaaaaaaaagaaaaacaatgataTAGAAATCATAAGTTGTATTAAAAACTCTGAACATTTTAACGTTAAAAATACACGCTGCTATTAAAGATGCCATTTCTTaccttcttgtctttgtttgcggtgacaaacacacacagttactcCAACTATCACGACAATCAACACACAGCCGACTCCTGTCACACTCAGGAGAACGATCAAGTGTGGGTCTGCAAGTCACAGTAATTTCACTGATATTAAGATTGAGTAACAGTAATAGTGATCATTATTGTGCAAggtcaaatgaaataaataaatatataggacTACATTAACAATGAGTGCAAAAACAAATCATAACCCAAATACAAGAAAGCACTTTGTTCGAATAAACTAAAATCACACTGAGTTTCAGCAACctaatttgatttaattttaactatttttttttacagtgcaatACCAAGTACAGTTTTTTGGCTAGTGACTTCCTCAGTGTGCAGGCTCTAGTATCATAACTCTATGatgtattattttagttttacatatccaaagacatttaaaatatcTTTAGTGGTGAGGAAGTAAAGACAtctttatttgtcttttatCTTTACTAATCAGAACTACATTGGAGATACAGTGAGTTTGGATTAATTAACATTAATCTTTTTATAAATTTCACCCAACCTAATGGCAAAAATAACTTCAGTCGTACTACACAAGTACAATCAGATATTTTAGATTATTGCATCGTCTTTCTCACTGATCTCATAATTGTAGAAAGTATCTCTCTGACTGGTCACACTGTAATATGAGTCATCCAAATGCATTTAAGGATATCTTTAATATAATTACAGttagaccggggtttgtgtcccgcgtgtcacgtttcctaaacccaactgtcgctttcttctttacctaaacccattGTAAATTTTGCAGGAGAATTTGtatttgaattatttatttttttatttccactgTAATATGAGTCATCCAAATGCATTTGAGGATATCATTAATATAATTACAGTTAGTTCAGTGAAACCATTTATATATCAAATATTGCCTTACTTCctgtgcttctttttcttctgcatCATCAGTTGTTATTCACAAACACATTATTGACCCACTAATAAACTACAATCACTCCTCTGCACATACCTGTTTCTGGTGTGCCAGACGTATTGTTTCTGCACTTCACTGTTTTGGTTGCCGACATCTCACTGACTTCATTGGAAATTGTGCAGGTGAGTTTGGTGTCTTCATCCTGAGGTGTGATGATGTATTCCAGTCTGGGGCCTCCTATGGTTTGATTCCTCACGGCCCATGTGTAGGTGATGTTACTGTTACTGATGTCAGAGGTTGCCTGGCACTCCAGCAAAACTGTACAGGATTCGTTTAAGGTGTGCCACGTAGAATTTGAAACAATTCTGCCAGTTATGGGCTCTAATAGAAcagtttggagagagagagagagagagagagagagagagagagagagagagagagagatttcagCTAATCTCCATCAAAACACCAACAAATGCATCTTTAACAGAACTAGACCCACAGAACAGACTATTCACATCAGAATACTTTCACTGAACAAACTCTTTCGTTAACTTCTATTTCGAAACTAAGATCCACAATCTGGTGAGTTGTCTTGTTTGCTTCCAAAACACAAATCTGTAACCCAAAACGCAGATTATCTTTTAAATATCAGGGAAGAAGCAAGGGAAGTCCCAGACTACGGTCAGTGACTCCACACCATAAGTATAAAAGTATGATAAATATAGCCACAAAGAAACGATAGTGTGTGGACACAGTCTACAAgatttgctatttaaataaatatgccaatatattatattatatttaacattattAAACTATGATGGTCAAGGGAGCACagaaaacaagcaaataaaGAAAACCTCTTCATGAGTTCTCTCTGCTACCATTGTTATGGAATATGTAAGAACAAATAAATCAACAATTATTAGGTTACTTGGTAATGTCTTACCGTGAACTGTCAGATTGAAAGTGACTGTTTCCCTTTGGCTGCCAGCAGTATCCTCTGAGAGAAAACTGAAAACACCAGAGTCTTTGAGAGTCAGTCCTCTCACTGTTAAACTAAAGTTTGTGGGGTTTAGGTCTAATCTGCCCTTGAACTGAGGTTCTTCAGAGAAATTTTTCGCTGCTATTATTGACCCTTTATATTTCCATTTTGCCAATGTGAGCCTTTCAGTTGGTAAGCATGATGAAAACTCTACAGTGTCTCCAACCTTTTTATGGATGTCACGTTGACAACTGGAAGCCTCCACATCTGAAACACATGAGCAAACAACAGAGTGTGACTGTCAAATTAGTTCCATAACATTAGGGGAGAGTGGTTTAGATATTCATAGAGCGAGAGCAAAAAAGGACAAAATTACTTACTACAACCGTAGCATCTAGGCCTAGTATGCAAAGTGTAACAGTACATGCAAATCTAGTAGCATAGAAAAGCAGAGCATAAAATTACTTAAAACATACTACGTATACGTTTGTGGTCTGTTTCCTGTCAACAGTCATCACtggttttctttaatggcagtCACCttcccctaaccttaacaaatATTTTAGTTACCTGCCTTAACTGTTATATTAGGGAGGCAGGATGGAAAAACGCTCATATGAGTCGTGTTTGAATTGTCATATGTATGGGTTGTTGGAGCTGCACTGACATTCAACCTATTTTGTCATTTAGAAAAAGGATTTACTaagattttattttcagattgccaactgaaaataaaaaataaaaataataactacAGTGGTAGTTATGTTGTGTCTGGTAAGCCGATTGAACCTGCAGAATCAGAAAAGAATGTATCCATTAGCAGCTAAAACGATTGCCAGTTTAATATTTTAGCACAGCAATAGTCTTTAAAGCTGGCCAGGTTACCATACGTTATTCTCGAGAAAGAAGCAGCACACCCACAGACTCTGACCTCAGTGACAAAGGCACCACTAAAGCTGCTTTTATTCTGTGCTGCTCATCACTTTCGGtcagtgctgctgctgaaggATACTCAGGAAATGGACAGGTCACATGTTTCTGCTGTCATGTTTTGTGACAAACAAGCTCAGAAGCTTTTCCAATTCAACAACTACTTGCTACCGCTTGCTAGTGACTAAATATGAACACAATATTGAAACACTGATGGCTTGTATCTGTCAGCACAGACAAGTTTTGAACACTTAACATAGACTCCCGTACTTCTGCAAATACTCTGAGAAAGTCCACATCTCCTTGTTCCTGTAAgcaatgtgtgtatgtaagaccagaatatattattttattaggtGTAACAATATAACCAATCctcttttcaaaaaacaaagagGAAGTGACAGGAATGGAAAAAATGCCCCCTGAATTgcataacattttaaagttagcCAAGGAGATGCAGCAGGAAATTTGCTGACACATAGTGTACCAAAAAATGCAAAGCATTACTGAAAATAGCCTAAAACCACAAGATACAACATGTATTCTATCTTATGATATATTATCAAATATTTTGCCCACTTATGaaattccaacaaaaaaacTTCGGGAGCTCAAATTTCCAATAAATGTTGAGCAATgagtatgactttttcattttttatcagGAGAGAACAATTAATGCTTTTAAGCTTTAAAGAGTTGGTGCATTGAAATAATGTCTTCAATTTAGATGCCCCAGTTCTCAGTATATTTCTGCTATAGCTTTGAAGCCACAGCTGCTTTCTCACTGGTGCATTTAGACGTCTTGCATTtgcaaacaaacaagacataaaAACTGCAGGCATCTTCCAAGGAATACACGTCATTTACCGATATGTCATGCACATAACCAGTAAATCCTGCATTCTTGACTTAAAGGCTCTATTCAAAGCACATGACAGAGTGCATCCAGCAAAAAAatagcactttaaaataaactttactAGCAGAGGTGTACGTACCATGGAGGCAGACCCCAAGAAGTAGCACAGAAATGTATGTAAAGAAGCAGCTCAGGCAACCACCAGCCATCTCTGTGGGGAGAGGAACAGCGTCTGTTTCCTCTTCTGGTCTATCAAACTGTGCCATAACAGAAGTCAgaacagagaaaacaaaatagACAGGGTGGATGATGTGGGAGGTCTCTGTCAACGATAAAGAAGCAGAAAAAGCAGTTTGGCCTGATATACTGTGAGATTAAAAGTAGGCACATCACAAAGGACACAGCTGCAAAGTGTTAAAAAATGAGTTGAATGAGAGAACATTTGGCACATTCTTTGTTAAATCACAGTCAGCTATTACAATCACACTATTTGTTTCCATTAGGTGACCAAACAGGCGACAAAATGTTCAAGATTGGCTCATTTTGCTATAAACTCTGGTATTCAATATAGTCCTACCCTGAATTGACTCAAGCTAACAAATAATGTATCTACTGACTACTGCAAGCACCTGTATCTGAGCTGGATGTGTGAAGATTCAAGTTACAGATCTAATAAAACCCTGAGCAGGAAGAACTTAGCCACATCCTTGCATCATGATAAGGAGATGCTAAAGGGATTACATTTTCACACTGGCCAAAGGTAAATGTCGCCAAAAACAGATTAGAGCATGTTCAGTGCTCCAGTAGAAATACTTAGAGGATTGTTGGGTGGTAGTTTAAAAATGTGGGTTTTCAGCCTGCAGCAGAAGATAAGCAGTGACTTTTCTGACTTCAGTGGGGAGTTTATTCACCACTGTGGGGCCAgaacagagaaaacacacagggTCTACTGAGAGAAAGTGTGGCCATTATAGTCCAAAGGCAGAAAAAGTGCAATGGGCACAGTGGAGTGTAGAGAGGAAGGAGCAGTTCCCTTTATACTCCAGAGTCTTGAATTGAATTTAAGCTGCAACATGGAGCTACTGTGAAGAACAGAGAAGTGGAATAGTGTGCAAAAACTTGTGGAGGTTGAACTGTAGGCTCCAGCATTCTGGCTTCAGAAGTCTGATGGAAGATACAGGGATTCCAGCAAGGAAAGGGGTTTCAGTAGTTGGGAGAAGTTTGGACATGATTAGTGTCAGGATAGATACCTGCACTGCTTCTCTTGTAGGGAAGGGGCAAATACGCTTATATTCAGGAGGAATCGTTAAGAGCAGGCTATTGCCGCTATTTTTGCTGAGAATATCAGTGCTGTCAACAATGACAATGAGTACCTATGTATAGAGAAGCCAAAGGGACTGGCAAAGTGCTATTggataagaagaaaataaaaagaggtTAAATGGTCAAGTCTGTGTGTGGGCACCACTTCCCTTGAAAGAACATATAGGCTCAGTCTTGGTCctgcttaaagctttagtgcgtaactttttgatattaataaacgtccgttatattcaagccattgccgagttgctacaaagctaattaagactatcagctccacacaactctctctgtacttctcagtatggctatgttcagaagattgtgtcgtccagtgactttttttccatgcagaaactcaagtgaagatagtTACCTTTTCTGAATCcatcatgttgtttttaatcctctgtgtcatctttggcTACTATAGCCACTGCATGGAGAGGAGGGGAAGGGGAGGGGAAGGGTGGGGGCACGTGCTTGATCACGgagggcttgtatcatgtggacgcgccgacagttttgttgtcattacttagaattcctcatggggagcAAAAACTACGCAATATAGCTTTAAGCTTCAGATATCTGCCAGGCACGTAGTATTACCTGCctctctctgagtgtgagtgGGGAGAATGCTGTAAATGTAGCCAATAAGATGTCAGGAATAAAAACCAGTAGGGCTCAAAGTCCTGCAAGAAGGGCATTGTAATTCAAAGTATACTTTACAGTACCACTACGGGGAATCCAAACCCTGTTGATTCTCCTGTAAAGAGGACGTATGTCCATTCCGCACATTATCTTATCATTCAAGAGGAGACATAGCAAAAATTAAAGATATATAAGTTCAAATGCTCAAATCTATGGATTTGTTGGGATCATGTGAGTGGGCAAGGGAAATTATGATGTCATGAGGGGAACTCTTCAGCAACAACCATGACCCCTGTCTCCTACTGCAATGTCTCAGCAGCCGGCTGTGAAAGGCTGTGGTTATactagttttaaaaaaaaattactggtAGCCGCGGACTAAACAACATCACTACGCAATAGTGCATGGGGTTTCTGCAGAGATGGTCTGTGCACTGCCTGCAAGACAAAATGTTTCCTTTGATCTTCAAGGGGGATGGTTCATAGTTAAACCCTCATGTGAAACCCACAAGGTGAAACACAAGCGATATGGTTGCTGTCCACCTAAAAAGCAGCCAGCTTAATTGT from Sander vitreus isolate 19-12246 chromosome 19, sanVit1, whole genome shotgun sequence includes the following:
- the LOC144534080 gene encoding uncharacterized protein LOC144534080; protein product: MAQFDRPEEETDAVPLPTEMAGGCLSCFFTYISVLLLGVCLHDVEASSCQRDIHKKVGDTVEFSSCLPTERLTLAKWKYKGSIIAAKNFSEEPQFKGRLDLNPTNFSLTVRGLTLKDSGVFSFLSEDTAGSQRETVTFNLTVHEPITGRIVSNSTWHTLNESCTVLLECQATSDISNSNITYTWAVRNQTIGGPRLEYIITPQDEDTKLTCTISNEVSEMSATKTVKCRNNTSGTPETDPHLIVLLSVTGVGCVLIVVIVGVTVCVCHRKQRQEVADLNDLTVYADISDVAIEDGPMKSCTLYETINNRIDTVTPGPQTVYDKIQVSRMRKASVSPYQDIS